A region of the Agrobacterium sp. RAC06 genome:
AACGATGGCCGTGACGCGTTCGTTGATCTTCATCACATGATCTTCGATGCCCTTCAGCGTGTCGCCGGTTTCGTTGACCAGCCGAACCCCGGCCTCTACCTCCTGCGCCGAGCGATTGATCAGTGCCTTGATCTCGCGGGCAGCGTTGGCAGACCGCTGGGCGAGTTCGCGGACTTCCTGCGCGACGACGGCAAAGCCCTTGCCGGCCTCCCCTGCCCGGGCGGCCTCGACGCCCGCATTCAGGGCGAGAAGATTGGTCTGGAAGGCGATTTCATCGATGACCGAGATGATCTGGCTGATCTGCCCGGAGGACTGTTCGATATGGTGCATGGCCTTCACCGTATCCGCCACGACGGCACCGGATCTCTGGGCGGTCACGCTTGCTTCGCGCACCAGATGGCCTGCCTCTTCCGCACGTTGCGTGGAACTCGTCATGGTCGCGGTGATCTGGGTGATGGAGGCGGCAGCCTCCTCCAAAGCTGCAGCCTGACGTTCGGTACGGCGGGCGAGGTCGTCGGCTGCCAGCTGCAGTTCCTGCGAGCCGCCATGCAGCTGTCCGGTACTTTCGCGGATGGTCGACATCACGCCGCACAGCCGCTCCATCGAGCCGTTGAAGCTTATGCGAAGCGGATCGAGAGAGGGCGCAAAGGGTTTGGAGAGACGATAGCCGATTTCCCCCGCTGACAGCGCATCCAGGCCGCTGGCGAGTTGTTCAACCGCATAAGAGATCTCCGCGGCACGTTCTGCCCGTTCGCGTTCGGCCTCCAGTTCGGCCGCACGCTTGATCCGCTCGGCTGCTTCCTGCTCCTCGCGTTCCTTGACCATGCGGGCCTTGGCAAGCGCGATATATTCGGTGACGGCGCGCCCCATCTGGCCGATCTCGTCCTTGCTCTCGGCTCGGATCAAGTCGACTTCGACATTACCGGCGGCCAGATCATTCATCGTCCGTGTCAGGCGCCGCAGCGGACGCACGACGGTCAAGGACAGGGAGATAGCAAAGAAGCAGGCAAAGGTGAGCACCGTACTCGTGATCCCGGCAACACGCAGCAGATGATGGTACTCCTGATCAGCCATCCCCTGCGCATCCACGACAATGGTCGCCAGCGTCTCGTTTTCGAGTTCCTTCAGACGCTCTATACGGCGCGCCGAACGCTCCAGCCACTCACCGCTGTCGATCGCCGAGAGGTCAGCCGACAGGCCACCCACCATCATCTTCGAGCGGATATCCTCGACGGCCTCCGCATCCGGCGTATGCAGCGATTCACGGTAGTGTTCGCGATCCTCGTCCGGCAGCAGTTCGAGATACTGGTCGATCAGCGATTTCTGCGAACCGAACATACCGACGAAATCAAGATAATGCGCCTCGTCGAACTTGCCTTCGGAGATGAAGGCGTGCCCTAGATTACGCTCCTGGCCTGCCACTTCCTTGGCGTTCATAAGCAGGCTGTAGGCCATCATCTTGCCGACCACGCCCTTGGCGCCGGCAGCGAGCGAGAACTCGCGCGAGACATTCATGAGCCGGTGAACGAGATCGGTGTAGTAGACGAATACTTCTGCGGGCGCCAAGGTCAGATTGTCGGTCGAGGACCGGATCTGCGGAAGCTTCGCCAGCACCGCCGTGAGCTCCTCTTCGTGGCGCATGAGTGTCGGATCGCCCTCGGCCTTCATGTCGGCGAGAACCTGGTCCATCTTGTCGAGGGCGGGCGCACCGGCGGTTCGGGCGGCCTCAAGTTCGGCGCCATGCTCCCGTCCCCTGGAGGCGAGCAGGCCCACCGCTTCGGCGCGTTCCGCCTGGAGCGCATGCACGAAATCACCGATCACGCCGAGATCGGCGCTGACGATGTTCAGATGGCGAGCATGCTGATAGGCTGTAAACGTCGTATTGATTTCGACATAGGCCAGACCGGCCAGAGCCACGAGCGGTATGGCAAGCGCCACCGCGAGGCGCCAAGTCACTGAAACATCCGTCAGTCGCATCTCGATCCCCAGCGTTGCATCGGATTTTACTAAAATTACGCAACCATAGCGTCAAACTGATCATGCGCTGCAATGGTTAAACATTAGTCATACTGAAATTGAGAAAATTGAGAGATGAGGCCGTTTCTTTGGCTTTCAGTTCGCAAAACGTCCAGCAACTGAGCCAGCGGCCTCGTCGATCAACCATGTGGCCAGCAGATTGACGGCTTCGCTGCTGCTGCCCGGCACAAGCCAGTAACCACGCCCTTGGACCGCCATCACCTCACCCGCCACGACCAGCAAATTGGCCTCGAGCAGCTGATCCACGACGCCCAGCCAGCCGAGAGCCACACCCTGCCCAGCCATGGCGGCCTGAACCACGAGCGCATAGGTGTTGAAGCGGAGATCGCCCGGACTGTCCTGCAGGCTTTCGCCCCGTTGCAACCGCGACAAGTATGCAGGCCAGTCGAGCCAAGGCGAGACGTGCTCGGCTTCGAGATGGATCAGGGGACATTGCCGGATGGGCAGGCCCGGACCATCCTTGAGGCTGTGCGCCAGGATGGGCGTGCAGACAGGCACGACCCGTTCGGGCATCAGCAGGCGGGCGTCGGCGCCGAACTCGCTGCCCGAGCCGAAGGCGACGGCGAGATCCGCATCCTCGCGCCAATGGGGCCCGAGGCGCTGGGTTGCGACGATCTGCAAATCGATTTCCGGATGGCTTTGCCGAAAGACATGCATGCGAGGAATCAGCCAAAGGCTGGAGAAGGCGTAATCCGTGGCGAGCCGCACGGTGGGTCTTCTGCGCGCAGCACGCACGCTGCGCTGCAGGGCATCCACCTCCGACACCGTGCGTTCCGCAATCGCGAGCAGTCGCCGCCCTTCATCGGTATACCTCACGCCTCTGTGGAGCCGATGCAGCAAGGGCTGACCAAATCGCTGCTCCAGAAGGCGGATCTGATAGCTCACGGCCGGCTGGGTCAGGCCGAGCGCTTCGGCTGCGGCCGACAGGGAGCCTTTCCGGTCGATCTCGACCAGCAGTCGCATCCAGGCGAGATCGACCGGCGCCTCAGACATAAATTTTTTCTATGTGAAACATCAAAATTCTCCCGCTTCACAGGTGAATGGTGCGGCTCTTGAATAAGGGTAACCAATATCACAACAAGAGGGAACCATCATGCGCAAGACACTCACGTGCGGCACACGCCTTGGCGGGCTCGCCGCTCTGGCAATGCTGTTGATTACCACCACTGCGGCGGCTGCGGACGCCGAAAGCTGCAAGGTCGTCCGGTTGTCCGATCCGGGCTGGACCGACATCACGGCGACCAATGGTGTCGCCTCGGTCGTTCTCGATGCGCTCAGCTATGAGCCCGATGTGAAGACGCTATCCGTGCCGATCGGCTATCAGTCGATGAAGAACGGCGAGATCGACGTGTTTCTCGGCAACTGGATGCCCGCTCAGCAGGCCTTCATCGACGACCTGAACGGTGCACAGGCGATCGAAGTGCTGGCGAAGAACCTGGAAGGTGCAAAGTTCACCCTCGCTGTCCCGACCGCGGTTGCAAACAAGGGCATCAAGGATTTCGCCGATCTCGGCAAGAATCCCGACGAGTTCGAAAGCAAGATCTACGGCATCGAGCCGGGCGCGCCGGCCAATGCGAACATCCAGAAGATGATCGATGCCGGCGAATTCGGTCTGAAGGGCTGGGAACTTGTCGAGTCCGGCGAGCAGGCGATGCTGGCCCAGGTCGAGCGCGCCACGAAGGAAGGCAAGGGCGTGGTCTTCCTCGCCTGGGCGCCGCATCCGATGAACGAACGGTTCGACCTCACCTATCTTTCAGGCGGAGACACCTATTTCGGCGCGAATTTTGGCGGCGCGGAAGTCTATACGCTGGCCCGCACTGGCTGGAGCGGCAACTGCCCGAACGCTGCCACCCTCTTCAAGCAGATGACCTTCGACGTCTCGATGGAAAACGTCTTGATGGGCGAGATCCTCGGCGGCAAGGATTCGAAGGAAGCCGCAACCGAGTGGCTAAAGGCCAATCCTGCCGTCATGGATGGCTGGCTGAAGGGCGTGACGACCTTTGACGGCCAGCCGGGTGACGCGGCGGTCAAATCCGCTCTCGGTCTTTGAGGTCGTATCCAGTGACATCACGCCCCAATATTCTGATCCTGATGGTGGATCAGGCCAACGGGACCTTCTTTCCGGACGGTCCCGCTGATTTCCTGCATGCGCCGCATCTCAAGTCCCTGGCGAAGCGCTCCGTGCGCTTCGCTAACACCTATACGGCAAGCCCGCTCTGCGCACCGGCGCGTGCCTCCTTCATGTCCGGGCAATTGCCGAGCCGGACCCGCGTCTACGACAATGCAGCGGAATTCGCCTCCGATATCCCGACCTATGCGCATCACCTCAGGGCTGCCGGTTATCAAACCAGCCTGTCGGGCAAGATGCATTTCGTCGGGCCTGACCAGCTGCACGGTTTCGAGGAGCGGTTGACGACCGACATCTATCCCGCCGATTTCGGCTGGACCCCCGACTATCGCAAGCCGGGCGAGCGGATCGACTGGTGGTATCATAATCTGGGTTCCGTCACGGGCGCCGGCGTTGCCGAGATCACCAACCAGATGGAGTATGACGACGAGGTGGCCTACAACGCCACGCGACGGCTCTACGACCTGTCGCGCGGACACGACGAGCGGCCCTGGTGCCTGACGGTCAGTTTCACCCATCCGCACGACCCCTATGTTGCGCGGCGAAAATATTGGGATCTCTACGAGGGCTGCGACGCCCTGCAGCCGAGTGTGCCTGCGATCCCCTATGACGAACAGGATCCGCATTCGCAGCGCCTGATGGATGCCTGTGACCACCTCGCCTTCGACATCACGGACGAGCACATACGCCGTGCGCGGCAAGGCTACTTCGCCAATATCTCCTATGTCGACGACAAGATCGGCGAGATCCTCGACGTGCTCGAGCGCACCCGGATGGCGGACAACACCGTCATCCTCTTCGTCTCCGACCATGGCGACATGCTTGGCGAGCGAGGCCTCTGGTTCAAGATGAACTTCTTCGAGGGCTCCGCGCGGGTACCGATGATGATGGCTGTGCCCGGGATCGAGGGACGGCTGGTAACCACGCCGGTCTCGACGCTCGATGTGACGCCGACGCTTGCCGGTCTCGCGGGCATCGACATCTCGACGATCAAGGACTGGACCGACGGCGAGGACCTGATGCCGCTTGCGACCGGCACTGGCGGCCGCAGCATTGTTCCGATGGAATATGCGGCGGAGGGCACGGTGAGTCCCATGGTCGGGCTTCGAAACGAGCGTTACAAACTGACGCTCTGTGCGGCGGATCCACCGATCCTGGCCGATCTAGAAGCTGATCCCTGTGAGATGACCAACCTCGCTCACGATCCGGCGGCGGCAAGCGTGTTCGAGGCATTGCGCGAGGAAGCAGCCCGACGTTGGGATCTGATGCGTTTCGATGCCGCTGTGCGGGAAAGTCAGGCGCGGCGACACATCGTCTATACGGCACTGCGCAACGGCGCCTATTTCCCCTGGGATTACCAGCCGCTGCAGAAGGCATCGGAGCGCTATATGCGCAACCATATGGACCTCAACATTCTCGAAGAAAGTCAGCGCTTCCCAAGAGGCGAATGATCCAAACAAGAAGGGCGGCCGAGATAATCGGGCCGCCCTTTTCAATGAATCAGAGACAATCTCAGGCGATCAGACCTTCAACAAAGTCGAAGAGGCCATGGCGACGATCGCGGCGCAGGCGCTCGGCCTTGACGATGGACTGGACGGCATCGAAGGCGGAGTTCAGGTCGTCATTGACGATGACATAGTCATATTCGCGCCAGTGCTTGATCTCTGAGCGGGAATTGTTGAGGCGTGTCTGGATGACCTCCTCCGTATCCTCTGCACGGCGATGAAGGCGCGACTGCAGTTCGGCCATGGTCGGCGGCAGGATGAAGATCGAGACGACATCGGCCGACATCTTTTCCTGTAGCTGCTGGGCGCCCTGCCAATCGATATCGAAGAGCATGTCGCGGCCCTCGCCCATGGCCGTCTCGACGGCCTCACGCGGCGTACCATAGTAGTTGCCGTGCACCTGCGCCCATTCGAGCAGCGAGTCGCTATCGCGGAGCCGTTCGAATTCGCGCTGGGAGACGAAGTGGTAGTGAACACCCTCGATCTCGCTCTGGCGGCGCTGCCGGGTCGTCACACTGACCGAGAGGCTGATCTGCTGGTCGCGATCCATCAAGGTGCGGGCGATCGTCGACTTTCCGGCGCCCGAGGGCGAGGAGATGACGAGCATCAGGCCGCGCCTTGCGATCTTGACGGAGGTGGGGGCGGCAGCGGCCATGGACTACTCCAGATTCTGAACCTGTTCGCGGAACTGGTCGATGACGACCTTCAATTCGATGCCGGCGGCAGTGACTGCGACGGCATTGGACTTGGAACAGATAGTATTTGATTCGCGGTTAAATTCCTGCGCCAGGAAATCGAGCTTGCGGCCGACGGGACCACCAACGGACAACAGTTCGCGGGCCGCCGTCACATGGGCCTTGAGGCGATCGATTTCCTCACGCAGATCCGCCTTGGTGGCGATCAGGGCAATTTCCTGATGCAGGCGGTCGCGGTCGAGGCCGCTGGTCGTGTCCATCAGACTGGCGAGCTGGGCTTCAAGCCGGCGTGCGATCTCATCGGGCGAACGCGACGGATCCGCCTCGATCTGCAGGGCAAGCTCTTCGATCCTGGCGATGTGCTCTTCGAGGATCCGGCGCAGTGCCGCCCCCTCGGTCGCGCGCATGTCGACCAGTGCGGAGATAGAGCGTTCGAGGCCGGCGAGAATGTCCGCGTCACGCTCGGCGATCGCTTCGGCATCATCAGTCGCTTCGCGCATGTCGACGAGCCCTCGGATCGACAGGAGTGTGTCCAGCCTGAGCGGAGCCGGGTCCAGTACGTCGGGTCCGAGCTCGTTGCGCAACGCGAGAACGGCCGCCAGTGCATCATGATTGAGCACCGCTTCGACGCGGTTTTCACTGACCGTCACGCTAAGGCCGATCTGCAGATTGCCGCGCGTCAGGCGCTCGCTGGCAAGGCGACGGATATCCGTCTCCAGCGCTTCGTGCCCCTGCGGCAGGCGCGTGCGCAGGTCGAGCCCCTTGCCGTTCACCGAGCGCAGTTCCCAGGCCCAGCGATAACGACCGGACGAGCCCTCGACCCGGGCGAAGCCCGTCATGGATTGCAGTGTCATGTCCCCGCCCCTTACCGCCGGTGTCAGTTATTGGCCGACGGATCGACTTCCGGATCGATATCCAGTGTGGCTGGCGGCGTTTGAGCGCGCTCGGCCTCGATCTTGCGCCAGCGACGCACATTGGCATTGTGCTCGTCGAGCGTCTTGGCAAAGGCGTGACCACCGGTCCCGTCAGCGACGAAATAGAGATCATCCGTCTTCCACGGATGGGCGACCGCTTCGAGGGCAGCACGGCCCGGATTGGCGATCGGGCCTGGCGGCAGCCCCCTGATCACATAGGTGTTGTAGGGCGTTTCCTTGCGGATGTCCGACTGATAGATCGGGCGATCTGCCGGTTTGCCGTCACCACCGAACAGGCCATAGATGATCGTCGGGTCCGACTGGAGCCGCATGCGCTTGTTCAACCGGTTGATGAAGACCGAGGCGACATGGGCACGCTCGTCGTCCTTGCCGGTTTCCTTTTCGACGATCGAAGCCAGCGTGACGAACTCTTCCTTGGTCGTGACAGGCAGATCCGGATCGCGCTTCTCCCAGATCTGGTCGATCAGGCGCTCCTGGGCGGCCCGCATCTGGGCAACGATCTCGGCACGGTTCGTGCCGCGCGTGAACTTGTAGGTATCTGGACGCAGGCTGCCTTCCGGCGGAAGCTCCGCAGGCAGGTCGCCTTCAAGCACCGGATCGGCGGCAAGCCGCAGGAACATCTGTTTGACGGTCAGGCCTTCCGGGAAGGACACCGAATACAGGATGGACTTGCCGGATTCGAGAAGCGCCGTGATCTCCTTCATCGAAGAGCCGGCCTTGATCTCATATTCGCCGGCCTTCAGCGTCTGGCCGTCCGTGAGGTAGGTCGTCGTGACATAGCGATAGATGCGGGCGTCAGAGACGATGCCGTTGCGTTCCAGGTTGTTGGCGATCTCGGCGAGGCCAGCACCGCTGCGCACGACGAAATTGGTGTTGGCGACGAGCGGACCGGGCTTCTGGTAGCTGTCCATGACGTAGAAGAAGCCGGCCACGGCCACGACGCTGACAAAGACCACCATGGTCATCAGGAAGTTCAGGAAGATCACCAGCTGGCTGCGCGCCTTGCGCGACCGGCGCGGCGGCTGCGGCACGCGCTCGGGGCGCAGGGCCTCGTTCGGCGACTTCGGAATGAAGGGTCCCTTGCCCGGCTGGGTCTCGGCATCGCGGCCGAAGGAGACACCGTTGTTCTGGCTACCGCCGTTCTGGCTGTTGTCGGTCACCGGCAATCCTTCTTTGTTTCGCACTCGCGGCTGTTTTATCCAGCAATGCGGCAAAAATCCGGGTCATCGTCCGGCACAGGTGCGCCGGGCGTTGGCATGATTTCTACCCGCTAAAAGTGGTGGCGGGCAAGAGCGCCCGGCCTTCATCCAGTGCAATCGCGGGCGGCAGATCAGCGACCGGCCGCCCGGGTGCGATCAGGCCTCGTAGCGCTTCAGCACGAGCGAGGCATTGGTCCCGCCGAAGCCGAAGGAATTCGACAGGGCAACATTGATCTCGCGCTTTCTCGCCTTGTGCGGCACGAGGTCGATCTTGGTCTCGACATCGGGAGTGTCGAGGTTAAGCGTCGGCGGCGCGATGTTGTCGCGGATCGCCAGCGCCGAGAAGATTGCTTCCACCGCACCGGCCGCACCAAGCAGGTGACCGATGGCCGACTTGGTCGACGACATCGAGACATTTTCGGCATGATCGCCGAGCAGGCGCTCGACGGCACCCAGCTCGATCGTATCGGCCATGGTCGAGGTGCCATGGGCGTTGATGTAGTCGATGTCGGACGGCTTCAGACCGGCACGCTTCAGCGCCATGGTCATGCAGCGGAACGCACCGTCACCATCCTCGGAGGGAGCCGTGATGTGGAAGGCGTCGCCCGAGAGACCATAGCCGACGACTTCG
Encoded here:
- a CDS encoding methyl-accepting chemotaxis protein, whose protein sequence is MRLTDVSVTWRLAVALAIPLVALAGLAYVEINTTFTAYQHARHLNIVSADLGVIGDFVHALQAERAEAVGLLASRGREHGAELEAARTAGAPALDKMDQVLADMKAEGDPTLMRHEEELTAVLAKLPQIRSSTDNLTLAPAEVFVYYTDLVHRLMNVSREFSLAAGAKGVVGKMMAYSLLMNAKEVAGQERNLGHAFISEGKFDEAHYLDFVGMFGSQKSLIDQYLELLPDEDREHYRESLHTPDAEAVEDIRSKMMVGGLSADLSAIDSGEWLERSARRIERLKELENETLATIVVDAQGMADQEYHHLLRVAGITSTVLTFACFFAISLSLTVVRPLRRLTRTMNDLAAGNVEVDLIRAESKDEIGQMGRAVTEYIALAKARMVKEREEQEAAERIKRAAELEAERERAERAAEISYAVEQLASGLDALSAGEIGYRLSKPFAPSLDPLRISFNGSMERLCGVMSTIRESTGQLHGGSQELQLAADDLARRTERQAAALEEAAASITQITATMTSSTQRAEEAGHLVREASVTAQRSGAVVADTVKAMHHIEQSSGQISQIISVIDEIAFQTNLLALNAGVEAARAGEAGKGFAVVAQEVRELAQRSANAAREIKALINRSAQEVEAGVRLVNETGDTLKGIEDHVMKINERVTAIVSAAKEQSAALNEISQAVSQMDQVTQQNAAMVEEASAATSSVATEADRLNGQIAMFKLPGNENRQRGREAA
- a CDS encoding LysR family transcriptional regulator, coding for MSEAPVDLAWMRLLVEIDRKGSLSAAAEALGLTQPAVSYQIRLLEQRFGQPLLHRLHRGVRYTDEGRRLLAIAERTVSEVDALQRSVRAARRRPTVRLATDYAFSSLWLIPRMHVFRQSHPEIDLQIVATQRLGPHWREDADLAVAFGSGSEFGADARLLMPERVVPVCTPILAHSLKDGPGLPIRQCPLIHLEAEHVSPWLDWPAYLSRLQRGESLQDSPGDLRFNTYALVVQAAMAGQGVALGWLGVVDQLLEANLLVVAGEVMAVQGRGYWLVPGSSSEAVNLLATWLIDEAAGSVAGRFAN
- the gmk gene encoding guanylate kinase — translated: MAAAAPTSVKIARRGLMLVISSPSGAGKSTIARTLMDRDQQISLSVSVTTRQRRQSEIEGVHYHFVSQREFERLRDSDSLLEWAQVHGNYYGTPREAVETAMGEGRDMLFDIDWQGAQQLQEKMSADVVSIFILPPTMAELQSRLHRRAEDTEEVIQTRLNNSRSEIKHWREYDYVIVNDDLNSAFDAVQSIVKAERLRRDRRHGLFDFVEGLIA
- the choX gene encoding choline ABC transporter substrate-binding protein, coding for MLLITTTAAAADAESCKVVRLSDPGWTDITATNGVASVVLDALSYEPDVKTLSVPIGYQSMKNGEIDVFLGNWMPAQQAFIDDLNGAQAIEVLAKNLEGAKFTLAVPTAVANKGIKDFADLGKNPDEFESKIYGIEPGAPANANIQKMIDAGEFGLKGWELVESGEQAMLAQVERATKEGKGVVFLAWAPHPMNERFDLTYLSGGDTYFGANFGGAEVYTLARTGWSGNCPNAATLFKQMTFDVSMENVLMGEILGGKDSKEAATEWLKANPAVMDGWLKGVTTFDGQPGDAAVKSALGL
- a CDS encoding YicC/YloC family endoribonuclease; its protein translation is MTLQSMTGFARVEGSSGRYRWAWELRSVNGKGLDLRTRLPQGHEALETDIRRLASERLTRGNLQIGLSVTVSENRVEAVLNHDALAAVLALRNELGPDVLDPAPLRLDTLLSIRGLVDMREATDDAEAIAERDADILAGLERSISALVDMRATEGAALRRILEEHIARIEELALQIEADPSRSPDEIARRLEAQLASLMDTTSGLDRDRLHQEIALIATKADLREEIDRLKAHVTAARELLSVGGPVGRKLDFLAQEFNRESNTICSKSNAVAVTAAGIELKVVIDQFREQVQNLE
- the mltG gene encoding endolytic transglycosylase MltG, whose translation is MPVTDNSQNGGSQNNGVSFGRDAETQPGKGPFIPKSPNEALRPERVPQPPRRSRKARSQLVIFLNFLMTMVVFVSVVAVAGFFYVMDSYQKPGPLVANTNFVVRSGAGLAEIANNLERNGIVSDARIYRYVTTTYLTDGQTLKAGEYEIKAGSSMKEITALLESGKSILYSVSFPEGLTVKQMFLRLAADPVLEGDLPAELPPEGSLRPDTYKFTRGTNRAEIVAQMRAAQERLIDQIWEKRDPDLPVTTKEEFVTLASIVEKETGKDDERAHVASVFINRLNKRMRLQSDPTIIYGLFGGDGKPADRPIYQSDIRKETPYNTYVIRGLPPGPIANPGRAALEAVAHPWKTDDLYFVADGTGGHAFAKTLDEHNANVRRWRKIEAERAQTPPATLDIDPEVDPSANN
- the betC gene encoding choline-sulfatase, whose amino-acid sequence is MVDQANGTFFPDGPADFLHAPHLKSLAKRSVRFANTYTASPLCAPARASFMSGQLPSRTRVYDNAAEFASDIPTYAHHLRAAGYQTSLSGKMHFVGPDQLHGFEERLTTDIYPADFGWTPDYRKPGERIDWWYHNLGSVTGAGVAEITNQMEYDDEVAYNATRRLYDLSRGHDERPWCLTVSFTHPHDPYVARRKYWDLYEGCDALQPSVPAIPYDEQDPHSQRLMDACDHLAFDITDEHIRRARQGYFANISYVDDKIGEILDVLERTRMADNTVILFVSDHGDMLGERGLWFKMNFFEGSARVPMMMAVPGIEGRLVTTPVSTLDVTPTLAGLAGIDISTIKDWTDGEDLMPLATGTGGRSIVPMEYAAEGTVSPMVGLRNERYKLTLCAADPPILADLEADPCEMTNLAHDPAAASVFEALREEAARRWDLMRFDAAVRESQARRHIVYTALRNGAYFPWDYQPLQKASERYMRNHMDLNILEESQRFPRGE